The Synechocystis sp. PCC 6714 genome includes the window CAAAAATCATGAAAATCTATGCCAACTTTATTAAGTTCATCAATATAGAGGTTGAAAGATTTTTGGATAAAGCTTTCCCATAGAGAGTAAATCATCGATATTGATTGGGTCGAGAAAATGTCTTGATGCTTTGAAGATAGAGAATATCTATCCGTAAAAATTGCTCTCTCAATTTCAAAAATAACAGAGATTCGCTCTTCAATAATTCCTTGCAATGCCACATCAAAATCATACATAGCCGATTGCTAAGTTTACTATTGAAAGATTTGATTTACTCTTTGGAGGCGATTTCTAATCCTACTTCTACTGTTAGAAGCGCTTCCAGAGTACCTCTTGAAATCCTTATCACTTTTTAACTCTGTTATCTTTGATTTCAAAAGTTCAATATTTTCAGTATATTTATCAATATTTTGAGCAACTCCGATTAATATACCTTCAAAATAAGCCGGAACAAATAAGTTACGCTCGTTTCTAAATATCTTGGAATCTCCTATTTGGTTAATTAATTCTAAAACTCTCATGAGGAGAGATTCATAAACATCGTAATTAAAATCGGCATTTTGAACACTTGCCTCCATAAAATTGTTTAAAAATTTCTCCATATTCTCATTAACATTTTCAGCATTTCCATAAAAAGCGAAAAATCTAAGAACTAGTTCTTGATCATATAATTCATTAAGTCTGCCACGGCTTAATTGGGTAAGATCTCCGAAAACCCTGCTTTGAGTAATTTTTAGCAAAAGCTGGTTAAGTCTAGGATCTAATCCTCGATAAATTGCATTTCTTATTTCCTGCGGAGTTAATTTTGATCCTCCAGAGTTGAGACGTTTGAACAACTCATACTTCATAGAGGTACTACTTTCCCCTCTCAAAATCTCGACTCTACAAACAGCTCTTTTTAAATTTATTTTTAGATTTGTTGGAAGACTATCAACATTAAAACCTTGTAAGCTTTTAACTAATCCTCCTTCTTGTAAAGTCCATTTATTTATAGTTTGTCCCTCTCCAGTTCCTTCCCCATTTTCCTCTTCGATTTCTTCTTCCTCTTCAACTAGTGAGCTAACATCTTCTTCTTGATAATCGATTTTCCACCCATCACCTTTTAGCTCACCAAAGAAACTTATGAACGTGGAAACACGTTGTAGTCCATCGACTAACTCCCATACACCGTTTTTATCCTCAGCTACAAATATAGGAGGAATTGGAATCGAGAGTAGAATAGATTCTATGAGTGCAGTTTTTTGTACTTCTGACCATCGAAATAATCTTTGATACTCTGGTCTAATGATTAATTCATCATTTTTGTATAGGTTGATCAGCTCACCAAAAGAAATATCGAGCCTATCTGACGAAAGTCTTTTTCTCTCATCTGAGACTGCTTTTTCGAGCAGGGCTACTTTTTCTTCAAGGTTTTCCATGTTACTCAGGCATTAGTAATCTTTTCTAAGTATAGCAAGCTGGCAATAAAATGAATACTCAACTGCTTTTCATTGATGATTTTCTATGTAAAGGAAAGAGTTCGGTGCTTAGCAGTCTAACTATTGATTATACTGACATTTTTCTTCTAGTCAACTCCTGGAAGACAAAAAGCAGAAAATTTCCGTATACTTACCTTTTAAGGAATGATAACCAGAAATATTCCGTGTGTTCTCCGATAATAAATAGAAGTTTTCTGGATAATGTACCAGATAGTTACACCATTCAGAAATATTCTGAAACAATGCCCGATGGATAAACCTCCTAAAAAGCTACTTGAACAAGTCCCCGATGTCATTCTTGTGAAGCATTACTTTAATAAAACCAATTTTTTTGGACAGAATTTCACTATAATTAGGACAGGCGTTTTGTGCTAAATGTAAGTTTGTCACCTTGACGATGGCTAGGATAAATTATGACTACTGGCGTAAATTTTGAAATACGGAGAAGCGCCCATGGCAACCATCGAGACTGACCTGAAAGACCTTCTGGCCAAGATTGATGCAAGGCTAGACCGTATTGAAGCCAATCAGAATGAATTCAAGGTGTCCCAGGCTGAGATCAGGGGGGATATTAAAGCACTTGATGAAAAAGTATCCGGCATTGGCAAGCGTCTGGAAAATCAAGAATTTGCTAACAGAGGAATATTCGTGGCTGTCATACTGTCCCTGTTTGCAGGTGCGGCTAATTTGTTCGGTATTTTCCAAAATCATTGAACTCTGTCTGAGTGGTCGAAACTACAAAGTTGGAGTGAATGCCAGAACTAAGGACTGTACCGGAAGATCATTGTCAACAGAGGATTTTAGAAATGGTGGGATAGTTGTTACCACGCCCACTCGACAAATTTGAAGGAATAATTGGTGCTTCGAGCTTTGATTGTGTAGGCGTTGGCCAAACTCTAGCGGTGGTAAACTTAATAAATATTCAAGAAGCGCGGTGCTTTCCGCCCCCAGCACTGTTTACAGGAAGATCAGACGTGAATCAAACCAACCTCGACTTTTTAGCCACTAGCGACCCCGCCCTTGCGGCCATCATTGACAGGGAATTACAACGGCAACGCACCCACATTGAACTAATTGCCAGCGAAAATTTTACTTCAGCGGCGGTGATGGCGGCCCAGGGCTCTGTCCTGACCAATAAGTATGCCGAGGGACTGCCCGGTAAGCGCTACTACGGCGGTTGTGAATTTGTAGACCAGGCGGAAACTTTAGCCATCAGTCGAGTCAAGGAATTATTCGGGGCGGCCCATGCCAACGTGCAACCCCACTCCGGCGCCCAAGCTAATTTTGCCGTCTTTTTAACTCTGCTCCAGCCCGGCGACACCATTATGGGTATGGATCTTTCCCACGGTGGCCATTTAACCCATGGTTCCCCTGTCAATGTCTCCGGCAAATGGTTCAAAGTGGCCCATTACGGCGTGGAGAAGGAAACGGGTCGGCTAGATTACGAGAAAATCCGCCAACAGGCCCTGGAAGTTAAACCCAAACTGTTAATTTGTGGCTACTCTGCCTATCCCCGGCAAATTGAGTTTGATAAATTCCGGGCGATCGCCGACGAGGTGGGAGCATATCTCATGGCGGACATTGCCCACATTGCGGGTTTAGTAGCCTCAGGACACCATCCCAGTCCTCTGCCCCATTGCGATGTAGTTACCACCACCACCCATAAAACCCTGCGGGGACCCCGGGGCGGTTTGATTATGACCAATGACGAAGAATTGGGCAAGAAGTTAGATAAATCCGTTTTTCCAGGCACCCAGGGCGGGCCCCTAGAGCATGTCATTGCCGCCAAAGCAGTGGCCTTTGGGGAAGCCCTGAAACCGGAATTTAAAACCTACTCTGGCCAAGTAATTGCCAATGCCCAAGCCATGGCAGACCAATTGCAAAAACGGGGCTTTGACCTAGTTTCCGGTGGCACCGATAACCATCTAATGTTGGTAGATCTACGCTCCATCGCCATGACCGGAAAAGTGGGGGACCAACTGTTGGGAGAAATTAACATCACCGCCAACAAAAATACCGTCCCCTTCGACCCCGAATCCCCCTTTGTCACCAGTGGTTTGCGTCTGGGTTCCCCCGCCATGACCACCCGGGGTATGCAGGAAAATGAATTCCGGGCCATTGCCAATATCATTGCCGATCGCCTACTTTCCCCCGAAGATGAATGCGTAAAAGGGGATTGTCTGCGTCGGGCCGGTGAACTCTGTGCTGGTTTTCCCCTCTATCCCCATCTGCGTATTCCTGTGGCGGCGATCGCCTAACTTGAATCAATATCGTTCGTCAATCTGCTAATTTGTCTGTAAAACCCTGGCCCATTGGTTGGGGTTTTATGGTCTAGGTTGAACTTTGCCCAGGGTCCCGCCCCAAACTCCTATAATGGTTGGGCAAGTGCCTAGTGTTAACAAGTATTAACCGCTCTGCAAATTTTGGGAGCAAAGAAAACAACATGGGAAAAGTCGTCGGAATTGACCTTGGAACTACCAATTC containing:
- the glyA gene encoding serine hydroxymethyltransferase, yielding MNQTNLDFLATSDPALAAIIDRELQRQRTHIELIASENFTSAAVMAAQGSVLTNKYAEGLPGKRYYGGCEFVDQAETLAISRVKELFGAAHANVQPHSGAQANFAVFLTLLQPGDTIMGMDLSHGGHLTHGSPVNVSGKWFKVAHYGVEKETGRLDYEKIRQQALEVKPKLLICGYSAYPRQIEFDKFRAIADEVGAYLMADIAHIAGLVASGHHPSPLPHCDVVTTTTHKTLRGPRGGLIMTNDEELGKKLDKSVFPGTQGGPLEHVIAAKAVAFGEALKPEFKTYSGQVIANAQAMADQLQKRGFDLVSGGTDNHLMLVDLRSIAMTGKVGDQLLGEINITANKNTVPFDPESPFVTSGLRLGSPAMTTRGMQENEFRAIANIIADRLLSPEDECVKGDCLRRAGELCAGFPLYPHLRIPVAAIA
- a CDS encoding DUF262 domain-containing protein, whose product is MENLEEKVALLEKAVSDERKRLSSDRLDISFGELINLYKNDELIIRPEYQRLFRWSEVQKTALIESILLSIPIPPIFVAEDKNGVWELVDGLQRVSTFISFFGELKGDGWKIDYQEEDVSSLVEEEEEIEEENGEGTGEGQTINKWTLQEGGLVKSLQGFNVDSLPTNLKINLKRAVCRVEILRGESSTSMKYELFKRLNSGGSKLTPQEIRNAIYRGLDPRLNQLLLKITQSRVFGDLTQLSRGRLNELYDQELVLRFFAFYGNAENVNENMEKFLNNFMEASVQNADFNYDVYESLLMRVLELINQIGDSKIFRNERNLFVPAYFEGILIGVAQNIDKYTENIELLKSKITELKSDKDFKRYSGSASNSRSRIRNRLQRVNQIFQ